The Xanthomonas sp. DAR 80977 nucleotide sequence CATTGTCTTGTCCTTTTTTCCTGCGGAGGGATTCGCGATGGAGGATCAGGCCTCGATCAGGCTGTCCTTGCTGGTGTGGACCTCGGCCATGGCCCGGGTCACGGCGGAAGGCGTCGCCGCGTAGCCGCGCTGCCGCAGCCAGGCGGCGAGCAGGCCCTCGTACTCGCCGATCGGGATCTCGCGGTCGGCGACGGCCTGCGCGGTCGCGGCCTGGCGATCGCGGTACTCCCGGGCCAGTGCCGGATCGAGCAGGGCGGCGCCGACGAAGCGCACCGCTTCCTTGTCCGGGTCGCGCTTGAACATCATCCGGGTCACGCCGGTGTGCTGCAGCAGCAGCGAACGCCGCTGCTCGGCGGTCAGGCCTTCGCGCGCATCCAGGTAGGCCCTGGGATTGCGCCGGAACTCGCCCTGGGCGCGCTGATCCAGCGCGAGCGTGAGCAGTGTCTGGTACAGCGCCTCCGAGGCGAAGCTGTACTTGTAGCCGGGCGGCACCTTGTGATTGTGGATGTTGCGATGCGCGATCTCGGCCAGCACCGGATAGTCGTCGCGGTCGCAGATCAGCGGCGTGCGCCGCGCCTCGCTGATCTTGGCCAGGCCGAGCTTGACCAGCATCTCCGGATCGGACTGGATCGCGTCCTTGGCCGGGATGAAGAAAGTCGAAATGCCGGACACCTTCGCCTTCACTTCGGCGTCGCGGTAGTCGCCGATCACGTGGCGGTCGATCTGCGGCGGGCCGGAGAACATGTTGGCGACATAATTGATCGCCGGATGCTCGGCGCCGTAGATCTCCTCGAGATAATCGAGCAGCACATCGAACTTGTCGTTCTTGTAGCCGCCGAACTTGAACCCGAGATCGCCGATGCAGCCGACCTGCCACAGCACGAAGTTGGCGGTGGTGTCGATCTTGCGCCGGCGCAGCAGGAAATCCGTCGCTTCGTAGATCTGCATCCCCGGAACGCTCGGGTCCACGCCCAGGTCGGCGTAGAGGCAGTCCTCGGCCGACACTGCCGGCAGCATCACCGCGTCGTAGCCTTCCCCGCGTGCGATCGCGATCGCGTTGTGCGACGGCGTCACGAAGACGCCGGGATGGCCGTAGAACAGCGCGCAGACGTATTTTCCCGCGCGCACCTCGGCCATGATCCGCTCGATCATCTGCACGTAGGTGATGATCCGCGCCTTGTCGTCGGCGTAGTACTCGTAGAGGTCGAAGGCATTGGGGTTCTGCGCCTCGATCCACATGTCGGTGACCGGATCGGCGGCCGCGTACAGCACGATGTCCGCCTGCTGGATGTGCGCCTGCGCCTCCAGCGTGAAGTGCGACACCGCCTTGATCCCCGAACCGATGACGACCAGCCGGCCCGCTTTCTCGTCCACAGCACCCTGTTCGCTACCTGACATAAAGGCCGCCCCAAGCTTCAGAGAGAGCTAGGAACGCTACGCCGATCCGCTGGATAGTTTGTAGACATCTCGAGGCCAATCAAGCAGGAAATTTTTCACTTTTCATGACCGTTCCGATTTTCCTAGGACTCCATTCCGATAGCGGCTGTCGCCCTTTTCCCATGCCAGAAACTTCGGTGCAGTGCGTGCTTTGCCGCCATGCAAGAAAATGCAGACAGGCGCTTCCTGTTTTCCGGCACCACGCCACTGTCGGCGTGAGGTGCATTCCGTGCCACGGCACCTGCCGTAGACAAGCTTCGCCCCCCTGGCCAGACCCTCCGCTCCATCACAGAAACGTGGACGTCGTGCTTCCTACAGTCGGGTCGGTCGCGGCGTCCCGTGACCGTCCATCCACAGGAGAGCGACGATGAACCTCGAATGGGTATGCGCGCGGCTAGCGGCGAAAACGACGAAGGCGATGAAGGCCCATGGATGCAACCTCGCCCTGGCCGCAGCCCTGGCGATGCTGGCGGCCGGCACGGCCCAGGCGGCAACGCCGCAGGCGATGCCGAGCGATGCGCTGACACGCGCACAGGCGCTCGACCACGATCTGCCCGCCATCGCGGCCGCGCTGGATGTCGACCCGCAGCGCGCACGCAGCATCATGAACGTGCAGGCGCATGCCGCCGACCTGGCGGAAACGCTGCGCGCGCAGTACGCCGACCGGCTCGCAGGCATGTACATCGAGCACGATCCGATCGATCGGCTGGTGGTACGCCTGACCGGCAGCCAGGCGGTTCGCACCCAGTTCCGTACCTTCGGCACCGATACGCTCGAAATCGCCTTCGAACCCGGTGCCGCGCATACCGTCGCGCAATTGGCCAACGGCCTGCAGCGGGTACTCGCCGCGGGCCTGCACGAGAGCGCGCCGGGCATTCATGCCGGCTACGTGGACGAGCGCAGCGGCACGATCGTCATCGAAGTGGATCCGGGCACCAGGAACCTGGCCGGATTGACGGCGCGCACCGAACAGCTCGCCGGCGTGCCGGTACGCATCGGCGCCGCGCCGCGCGCGGCGACGCAGGCCGTGTACGGCAGCGGCAGCATTTCATCGCTGTGCACCACGGGATTCGCGGTCTACCATGCGGCCAGCAACCAGAACGGCGTATTGACCGCGGGACACTGCGATACCGGCGCGGCGCAGACCTACTCGGGTATCGACGGCGCATCGCACACGCTGAATGAAGTGGCATTGCTGGCCAACGCGAATGCGGACCTGCTGCGCCTGGGCAATACCGCCGTCGCCTTCGGCGGCTACTTCTACGCCGACGCCTGGCGTGCGGCCACGGGACGGCGCACGCGCGCGGCCACCACCACCGGCGCCGTGCACTGCCACTACGGGCGCAACGGCGGCTACAACTGCGGCAGCGTGCAGTCCACGGTCGCCAATCCCGGCAACATCTGCGGCCCCAACAACAACGTCGCCTGCAACGCGGTGTACGTGCGCGTCGCCGGCACGTCGCTGTTCTGCGTCGGCGGCGACAGCGGCGGGCCGTGGTTCACGGGAACCACGCTCGCCGCCGGCATCCACTTCGCCGGGCCCACGGCGGGCGGCAGCCCGTGCTACTACACCAGCACCGATTGGGCCTATGACAGCATGGGCCTCAACCTGCTCTATCCGTAACACCTGGGCGCAGCATGCTGCCGCGCAGCGTGCGCACGAGATCGGCCGGTCCATGAACGGCCGATCTTCCGTCGAACATGGGAAGCACAATGCGACGTTCGGGAATTGCACTGATGATGTGTCTGGGCGCGGCTGGATGCGGCAAGAGCAACGGCCCCACCGACGGCCCGGCGAGCGCGCCCGCGGACCCCGCCAAGGTGGCCGCACCGGCCGACGCGGCCGAGCCGGACACCGGCCCGCTCGTGGAGCAGTTGCGCAAGCGCTACGCCGAGCGCCTGGCAGGCCTCTACTACGAGCGAGAGCAGCGCCGCATCGTGGTGCGGTTGACGGGGACCACGCCCGTGCCGCCGGAACGGCACACGGTGGCAGGCGGCACCGTGCAGGTCGTGTTCGAGCCTGGCGCCCCGCACGCCTTGGCGGACTTGAACCGGATCCTGGCCGACAGCACCGCCAGGATCGCGGCGGCGCTGCCGACCGCGCACGGCCGCTACGTGGACGAACGCACCGGCGCGATCGTCATCGCGATCGCCCCGGACGCCATTGGCGGCAAGGCGAAAGAGGCCGAACTGACACAAGCGCTCGGCGTGCCGGTGCGGATCGAGGAAGAGGCGCCTGCCGTGCCGCAGCGACAGCCTGCGCAGCGATAGCGCTCCCGTTTCGGCGTGGAAGCGCTCTACTTGGCGATGACCGAGGTCCCGGACGGCACCATGTAGCACGCCTGCGCCTTGGCGCAGGCCTCGGCGTTGATCTCGGCGATCTGGCTGGCCAGGTATTGTTCCGGGGTCAGGCCCATGCGGTTGCGGTACGCGTTGTCAGCATCGGCCTTGGCGACCTGTTCCTGCTCGCGCTGGCGCTCGGCGGTGGTGGCCTCGACCAGCGTCTTGACCCGCTGCTGCTGCGCGGCGGTGAGGTTCATCTGCTGCAGCACGTCCGCATTGGGACGCGCACGGCCAAGGGTGATGTTCTGGATCTGGATCGGCAGGCCCTGCTCCTTGACCAGCGCGCGCACGCTCTCGGTGACCGCATCGTCGATCTTCCGCGCGGTGTCCGGGTCGCTCATCATCCGCGTCATGTCGTAGCGCTTCACCTGGTCGCGCACGATCGCCGCGTACTGGCTGGCCACGTTGTTCTTGAACCAGTCCTGCCCGAAACCCGACAACAGCAAGGCCGGCGCGGTGATCCGGTATTGGATCTGGGTGGAGAAATCCAACAGAATGTTGTCGCTGGACGAGAAATCGTCGAACGCCACCTGCACGGTCTGCGGCGTGACATCCACGTACACCGCCGAGGTGGTCCACCAGGCATAGGTGCGGCCGGGCTCGCGCACATCGTCCAGGCGGATGCCGCCCTTGCCCAGGAAAATGGGCTTGTCCACCAGCACGGCCTGCTGCCCCGGATCGGGCGAGACCACGGTACACGCGCAGAGCAGGCTCGCCATCGCGGCGGCCAGCGGAAGGTGTTTCATCGATGTCCCCTGTTCGGCCGGCGCCCCTCGCCGTCCACTGTGCGCAAATCCTAGCCGATTGCGGCGGGCAAGGCAGCAGGCTTGCCTAAGAAGAGCACGCCGCCCTAAGGCTCCAACATCTACGCAGCCAGCAAGATGCCCAGCCCGATACGACGACATGCAGCGCCACCTAGGCATCGTGATCGCAAATGGGGGATTTGGCGCTGGCCGCATTGCAAACGCGCCTCGCATCCAAAAGCCAGCAATCTGCAGAACCGCGTGACTTCCGCCCGAAATCGCGACGCTTACCCCCGAATCGCAGCAGAATTCTCGCCTTTGGAATCGACAAGCGCTTGACGCATGGTATTTTCCCGCGTCTCTGGGCAAAAGAGCGAAGACGATGCGATTTCCCCCATCCCCAGCCACCGCTCTGCAGCCACGCCGGCATCCTTAAGATGATCACCTTCAACTAAGCAGAAGACTGCACCGAACGCAGCTAGCGCGGCGTACGTCCAAGCGATGAACGTCTGTACGTCTGTCAAATCGAGCCGCACCGCTCCATAGGCGATCAGCATCGCAGTACAGGCAAGCCCGAAGTAGCCAAGCAAGTACCAGCGTCGCTTCCACTTCCTGGTCCCCGAGCTGCTGTTGCGTGGGTTACGCCACCGCAATATCGATGCGTTTGGATCGAATACGAAGGCACCCCATCCATTGGAGACCTCCAACAAGGCACTCGCAGGATCCGAGCTATCCATGAGTCGTCGAATCAAACAGGGCGGCAGGTACTTGCCAAAGCAATGACGAATGCTGACCGACAACCAAAGATCTCCGCGTTTCTCCCACTCCTGGAATATATCTAGGAATTCCTTCCGATTTGCGCTGTACGAGCGATGCAGACCAAAGCCGCCTCTTACCGATATGACGGCGAACCCCATCACGACCAGTGGCACTGCCACTTTGAGTCCACCGGCCGACAGCAAGTACTGAATGACTGCGTCCATCTACTCCCTCCTTTGCATGGCACCAATGATATCGGCATGCTTGATCTCAGTACCAAAGAAGCGCAACTACATGAGCTTCGAGTGATCCCCGATCTCATTGCAGACTTCCAGCGAAGGATTTCTCACCTTCACCACACAACACTTGCTGGCCGCCATGTCGTCTTCGGGCTCGACAATGCGGTACAAAAGATAGAGGTTGCTCCGCGACTCCCATGGGCCGAACAAACTGACCTCAGTCGTGCTGCTGCAAACCGCGGCCGCCGCGCCTTGCACCCTCCAACGACGTTTAGCCCATCCGTTGAGGCTTGGCTTGCGTCTGATCGAGCTGCTCTGCATCCTGGGCCTGACGCTGGCCCTGCATGTCGTTCAACGACTGCAACTGCGCCAGCGATTGCTCCACAGGCTTGCTCAACGCATCCTCGGTCGGCATGTGCGCGCGCAGATGCGCGGGATCGTTCAACGCGCCCTGGACGACGAACAGGTTTTCGCCCGCGCGTACATTGCGCGAGTCTTCGCTCAGCGCCACATGGTCGATCCGCGACAGGCCATTCTCCTTTGCCAGACACGCGGCGCTCGCGGCAAGCTTGGCGCTGTTGGCGTCGTAGTCGCGGCCAAGGCCCTGCTCCAGCTTCAGTACAGCTGCTTCTGCCTGTACGTGTAGTGGATCCCGTGCTGTTTCTTGTGCTGCACCCGCAACGCCGGCGTCCGGAATTGCTCGCCCTCCAGGCAGATCCGTGGAACTGATCACCTTTTGCAGCAGGGTGCGCTCCGGCATCGCGTTGTGGTGTTCCTTGTTCAAGTCGCTGCCGGGTATCGGCGCAGGAATGCTCTTGATGTCATCCACGTTCTGCAGCGGCTTGAGCTCGCCTTCAAAGGTTTTGTCGCCGATGCCGAGAATGCTCTTACGATGCAACCCGGCATGATTGAGCGCACCCCATGTGAAGTCGATGCAGCTGTTCGTGGCGCCGCCATACTCCATGCTGAAGCCATACTTGTTTGGAGCCGTGCCGAACTCCTTCAGCTTCTCGTACTGCGCCTTGTCGATTTCCATCGTGCGCGAGTAGTAGGGATCCTTGTAGTCCTTGGCATCACTATCAAAGACTTTTCCTGGCCCACTCGATTCACCATGCTTCGCCGGAGCGAAGCCATAGCTGTTTGATACCGTGCCATCATTGATCGCGTAGTAGACGTGTCCTGCGGCGGACGTCCCTCTGGAGAGCAGCAGAGGCGTGCCTGGTGCGGCCACATAGACGGTGAGCGTATAGCGCTTGTCATGATCGTCCATGGCGTGCGGCCCTTACTTTGCTTTCCGGGTGTAGGCAATCAGGAGCTGTGCGTTCACATCGATCAGCGCTTCGCGATGTCGATCAATCCGCAAGCTGAGCCGATAGCGACCCGCTGGGAGTGATGGGCTGTAAGCGAATGCGAACTCCTTGGATACCGTGTCCGCCGAAGACAGGCCCGCTTCCTGCATCGCTATCGGATCTGCATCGAACGCGAACAGGCCTGGCGCAACGCCATCGGCAGCTACGGCAACGGGCACCTCCTCGCCCCTGCCAACGCGTTGGCTCCGCTCCAATCCCACCTTGGCGGAGCCAGATGACTGAACGCGCTCCAGCTGCACCACCGCGCCCACATCGGCACGCACCAGCCGGTCGCCGGCATCTGCCACCTCACTCGAATCATGGCCTGTGAGTAGCACGCCGATGAAGATCGGTGGTTCCGCGTCATCGGCCTGTGCGGGCAAGTCGAACTCCAGTTCAATGGGCCCCGCATCGTGCGGGACCAAATCACGCACCAACGGCACGACAGTTCGCATATCACTCCGCTCCTTTGCGATGGGCTTGCTTGCGGGCTGTGGCGGCCCGCCGCATCCGGCGATCAAGCCGATCAGCAGCGCCAACAGGGAAAGACGCACTCGGTCCTTTACGATGGGCACGCGTAACCCTCCAGATGGTATCGATGTCGCAACCAAGAGCAATTGGATCATGTTGCCAAGGCCGCCCGCTGCCATGGTAGCGACAATCTCTCCGCCTTTCGCGGGCTAGATCCGCGTGCTGATGGCATCGCCCTCCACCACCGACACCGCCACCTCCCCAGCACGCACGGTGGTCCGCACCTTGCTGCCACTGACGAAGCCCAGTCGCTCCAGCCACAGGCCACGCAGGCGCAGGACCAGGACCGGTGGTCGCCGGTGTAACGCTGTTCGCCGGAATAGTGATCGACACCGCCAGTGCACTGGATAGGCTGGCGCGGGACGCGTTGACGGCAGCGGCGGATCGCGGCATCGAGAGCGGCGTCTAACAGTGCGGCAGCAGCGTTCCGACTTGACGCAAGATCGGATAGCAAGCTAAAGAGCCGCAGGGATGACATGATCGACGAATGGACATGGCGAAAACACCTCCACTGAAGACCACATGGCTAGCCTGCGCGGCAATCGCGGCGCTCTCCACGACAGCATGTTCGGCGCAGCCGCCGTCCCCCGCGCCCAACCATGCCCCCAGCAGCGGGCGGCTGTCGGTGGCCGCAGCGCAAGCCGCAGCCGGCAACGCTCTACAACCGGGCGAGTACGTCACAGAAAAGGGGTGGGGGCGCCTGCTGCTCAAGGAACAGAACGGGGCGTTAACGTTTTCCTTGGAAAGCACCACCGGGGAAGACGTATGTGCGCTGGATGGAGCGATCGACAGCTATCGGGGCGTCGCCAACGGCGACAACGGCCAATCCGCCTGCAGCGTGAAGTTCACCAGCACCCAGCAAGGCATTGACGTGACCGCGGCGACACCCGCCGAGTGCAAGGCATTCTGCGGCTACAACGGCGATTTCGAAGCGCCCTACCTGCGGGTGAAGGAAGGCTGCGGCCGGGACGATCTGGATCGCACACGGACTGCATTCAAGCGCTTCTATGACGGCAAGAACTACAAGGCGGCGATCACCACCTTGTCCCCCACACTGACGAATTGCTTGCCGACGCTGGAATGGGAAGAAGAAGGCGCCATTCGCAACGACCTGGCCATCACCCAGTACAAGAACGGGCTGTATGCGCAATGTCTGGCCACGCTCGACAAGTATGCCGAGGACGCCGGCAAGGACGACGACGCAGCGGTGGAAGGATGGACGCCGACGCTGGCGGATCGCCAACTGGCGATCGTGCGCGCGGCGAGAACCAACATCGGCTTGTGCCGTAAAGCCTTGGCAAAAAATAGGCAACAAGAAGCCGCAGAGTAGCAGCAACTATCCGATGGATTGACCCTGGCTTCGTGACTGCTCTAGCTGCTGAGTCAATGCCAATTCCTGGGAGATCGCCTGATTTGCCACTGCAAGCTTGGCATCGGACTGTCCAATAGGCGTTTGCATGGCCTCCTGTACCGGAACATGCGCACGCAGTTGTGCAGGATCATTGAGCGCCCCCTGCACGGCAAAGATGCGTTCGGGTCCAGCAACCACATGATCCACGCGTGTCAGGGCATTGCCTGACATCGAATAGCCACCGACATCAGGATACTGATCCCGGTTGTCCTTGCATGCCGCCAAAAGACCTCTGCATAGACGTTCGCTGCTCTCATCGAATGGCACCCCGGTTTGGTTGCCAAGCCGTTGAACGCCATCTCTTATCTGCAACAGCATGGCGTGATTGGGATGCGCCGGGTTGTCGGGTCCCACGCGATCAGGCGGATCCTGCTGCTGGTTCAAGTTGAGATCCGTCGCGCCGCTATCGCTCCGTACACGCGCCTCACCCAATTCGATGCCGAGACTACCAGGGTGATAGTCCTTGACTGTCACGGTTTGACCCTGCCCGTTGCCAATCAACAGGTCGGCACCTTGTAACCGGTAGGTGTGCTGGCCATCCGCACTTCGAAACACACCTTCTGGATCTTCTGCTTGTCGCGTGCCGCCCGTCAGCCGTTGGCCACTCCAGAAGATTTGCCCATTGCGATCGGCATCTTGGACTACATCACCATCACCAACGACATAGGTGTCGCTACCGGCACCGCCACGTAGTACGTCGCGACCTTCTCCACCGATCAGAACATCATCCCCTCGACCTCCGATCAGCGTGTCATTCCCGCCCTGCCCCAGCAGCAGATCGTTATTTGCAACCTCATTTCCATTACGGGTCCGCGTTGCATCCAATGTCGCGGCATGATTGGCGTCCACCGCCACACGCGCCGAATCCCGACCAGCATCGACATAGATCGAACCCGCATTGAAGGCAGCATCGGTCAGACGATCGGAGATTTCCGGA carries:
- a CDS encoding SAM-dependent methyltransferase, coding for MDEKAGRLVVIGSGIKAVSHFTLEAQAHIQQADIVLYAAADPVTDMWIEAQNPNAFDLYEYYADDKARIITYVQMIERIMAEVRAGKYVCALFYGHPGVFVTPSHNAIAIARGEGYDAVMLPAVSAEDCLYADLGVDPSVPGMQIYEATDFLLRRRKIDTTANFVLWQVGCIGDLGFKFGGYKNDKFDVLLDYLEEIYGAEHPAINYVANMFSGPPQIDRHVIGDYRDAEVKAKVSGISTFFIPAKDAIQSDPEMLVKLGLAKISEARRTPLICDRDDYPVLAEIAHRNIHNHKVPPGYKYSFASEALYQTLLTLALDQRAQGEFRRNPRAYLDAREGLTAEQRRSLLLQHTGVTRMMFKRDPDKEAVRFVGAALLDPALAREYRDRQAATAQAVADREIPIGEYEGLLAAWLRQRGYAATPSAVTRAMAEVHTSKDSLIEA
- a CDS encoding SPFH domain-containing protein produces the protein MKHLPLAAAMASLLCACTVVSPDPGQQAVLVDKPIFLGKGGIRLDDVREPGRTYAWWTTSAVYVDVTPQTVQVAFDDFSSSDNILLDFSTQIQYRITAPALLLSGFGQDWFKNNVASQYAAIVRDQVKRYDMTRMMSDPDTARKIDDAVTESVRALVKEQGLPIQIQNITLGRARPNADVLQQMNLTAAQQQRVKTLVEATTAERQREQEQVAKADADNAYRNRMGLTPEQYLASQIAEINAEACAKAQACYMVPSGTSVIAK
- a CDS encoding SymE family type I addiction module toxin; translation: MHWRCRSLFRRTALHRRPPVLVLRLRGLWLERLGFVSGSKVRTTVRAGEVAVSVVEGDAISTRI
- a CDS encoding XVIPCD domain-containing protein, translated to MPIAYRELTQEQYNTLTGDLIKLTESLHERSQDVRDGRATIGYGYTFNRSNNTELWRNSGIALTDAQWRQLGAIDAAAPGDRTRLGLQFDRTLNAAEGDSLLSASMPEYERPIAGLNMPMSQERAALVSLVYNRGAGSYANNMQPFRDAITSGDRAEAWYEMRYNAWGSNATAEAGLRKRRVMEAELFGLYNDPNNVTAEEALSTYRMYQQHRDRINRDETRWGVDVDGNPGQRNLISEANRDYATLLAGRGQVQTLAQSLEPARTRLLSDLREQHPEISDRLTDAAFNAGSIYVDAGRDSARVAVDANHAATLDATRTRNGNEVANNDLLLGQGGNDTLIGGRGDDVLIGGEGRDVLRGGAGSDTYVVGDGDVVQDADRNGQIFWSGQRLTGGTRQAEDPEGVFRSADGQHTYRLQGADLLIGNGQGQTVTVKDYHPGSLGIELGEARVRSDSGATDLNLNQQQDPPDRVGPDNPAHPNHAMLLQIRDGVQRLGNQTGVPFDESSERLCRGLLAACKDNRDQYPDVGGYSMSGNALTRVDHVVAGPERIFAVQGALNDPAQLRAHVPVQEAMQTPIGQSDAKLAVANQAISQELALTQQLEQSRSQGQSIG
- a CDS encoding XVIPCD domain-containing protein produces the protein MDDHDKRYTLTVYVAAPGTPLLLSRGTSAAGHVYYAINDGTVSNSYGFAPAKHGESSGPGKVFDSDAKDYKDPYYSRTMEIDKAQYEKLKEFGTAPNKYGFSMEYGGATNSCIDFTWGALNHAGLHRKSILGIGDKTFEGELKPLQNVDDIKSIPAPIPGSDLNKEHHNAMPERTLLQKVISSTDLPGGRAIPDAGVAGAAQETARDPLHVQAEAAVLKLEQGLGRDYDANSAKLAASAACLAKENGLSRIDHVALSEDSRNVRAGENLFVVQGALNDPAHLRAHMPTEDALSKPVEQSLAQLQSLNDMQGQRQAQDAEQLDQTQAKPQRMG